A single genomic interval of Amycolatopsis albispora harbors:
- a CDS encoding DUF3099 domain-containing protein — protein MSEPRGTSEPVLITEAQLSYEEQHAARKRKYMLMMGLRFPCLILAGVFYHTWWLALGLIVLSIPLPWVAVLIANDRPPRKAEKVSRYQREARAIEPTEHRVIDG, from the coding sequence GTGAGTGAACCGCGAGGCACTTCCGAGCCGGTACTGATCACCGAGGCGCAGCTCTCGTACGAGGAGCAGCACGCGGCCCGCAAGCGCAAGTACATGCTGATGATGGGGCTGCGGTTTCCGTGCCTGATCCTGGCCGGGGTCTTCTACCACACCTGGTGGCTGGCGCTGGGCCTGATCGTGCTGTCCATCCCGCTGCCGTGGGTGGCGGTGCTGATCGCGAACGACCGCCCGCCGCGCAAGGCCGAGAAGGTCAGCCGCTACCAGCGCGAAGCGCGGGCCATCGAGCCCACCGAACACCGCGTCATCGACGGCTGA
- a CDS encoding carbohydrate kinase family protein: MIVVVGDAGLDVVAQHDGPILHGGDVRTKVRFAGGGAGANTAMWLRAAGAEATLVARIGDDAGGRLIRAELEAAGIRCALAVDPDATTCCVVVLVDNDGQRSMLPDRGANARFCPEDVTEEALEGAQHLHLSGYVLLDATSRPAGLAALAAAKRAGLTTSVDPQSAPLLTDGAQFLEDVRGVDLLMPNAAELAALTGSGDPAAAKALLGTVGEVVVTSGMDGASWVDGDGVVSVPAEPAECIDSTGAGDAFDAGVLAAWLAGSSQVDALRAGVRLGARAVGKVGAQP; this comes from the coding sequence ATGATCGTCGTGGTCGGGGACGCCGGGCTGGACGTGGTCGCCCAGCACGACGGGCCCATCCTGCACGGCGGTGACGTGCGCACGAAGGTGCGGTTCGCCGGAGGCGGCGCGGGCGCGAACACCGCGATGTGGCTGCGGGCCGCCGGCGCGGAGGCGACGCTGGTCGCGCGCATCGGCGACGACGCGGGCGGGCGGCTGATCCGCGCGGAGCTGGAGGCCGCCGGGATCAGGTGCGCGCTGGCGGTGGACCCGGACGCGACCACGTGCTGCGTGGTGGTGCTGGTGGACAACGACGGGCAGCGCAGCATGCTGCCGGACCGGGGCGCGAACGCCCGGTTCTGCCCGGAGGACGTCACCGAGGAAGCGCTGGAAGGTGCCCAGCACCTGCACCTCTCGGGATACGTGCTGCTCGACGCCACGTCGAGGCCCGCCGGTCTCGCTGCGCTGGCGGCGGCCAAGCGGGCCGGGCTGACCACCTCGGTGGACCCGCAGTCGGCCCCGCTGCTGACCGACGGCGCGCAGTTCCTCGAGGACGTGCGCGGGGTCGACCTGCTCATGCCGAACGCGGCGGAACTGGCCGCGCTGACCGGCTCCGGCGACCCGGCGGCGGCGAAGGCGCTGCTGGGCACGGTCGGTGAGGTGGTGGTCACCTCGGGCATGGACGGCGCTAGCTGGGTCGACGGCGACGGCGTGGTCTCGGTGCCCGCCGAGCCCGCCGAATGCATCGACTCCACCGGTGCCGGGGACGCCTTCGACGCCGGCGTGCTGGCGGCGTGGCTGGCCGGATCGTCGCAGGTGGACGCCCTGCGTGCCGGTGTCCGCCTCGGCGCCCGTGCCGTGGGCAAGGTGGGCGCGCAGCCCTGA
- a CDS encoding fumarate hydratase translates to MPELPATTTFQHTEVLPLGEDTETEYRLVTAEGVRVVEAAGKRFLEVDPAALTQLARTAITDIQHLLRSSHLAQLRSIVDDPEASGNDRFVAMDLLRNAAISAGGVLPMCQDTGTAIVIGKRTERVLTGGNDEEALSRGVFDAYQELNLRYSQMAPVNFWEERNTGTNLPAQVELYHKDGDGDPKYEFLFMAKGGGSANKTFLYQETKAVLNPKRLARFLDEKLRSLGTAACPPYHLAIVVGGTSAEFNLKVAKLASARYLDHLPTEGSPLGHGFRDVDLEQQVLEMTREFGIGAQFGGKYFCHDVRVIRLPRHGASCPVGVAVSCSADRQAKAKITADGVFIEQLERDPARFLPDVTEDELSGELVEVDLNRPMAEIREQLSALPVKTRLSLTGPLVVARDIAHAKIAERLDAGEEMPQYLRDHPVYYAGPAKTPDGYASGSFGPTTAGRMDSYVEQFQAAGGSLVMLAKGNRSKKVTAACQAHGGFYLGSIGGPAARLAQDCIKKVEVLEYPELGMEAVWKIEVEDFPAFIVIDDKGNDFFAETSEPVLQISFRS, encoded by the coding sequence GTGCCCGAACTGCCTGCCACCACCACTTTTCAGCACACCGAGGTCCTGCCGCTCGGCGAGGACACCGAAACCGAATACCGCCTGGTCACCGCCGAAGGTGTCCGGGTCGTCGAGGCCGCCGGGAAGCGGTTCCTCGAGGTGGATCCGGCCGCGCTGACCCAGCTCGCGCGCACCGCGATCACCGACATCCAGCACCTGTTGCGCTCCTCACACCTGGCGCAGCTGCGGTCGATCGTGGACGACCCCGAGGCCAGCGGCAACGACCGCTTCGTCGCGATGGACCTGCTGCGCAACGCGGCCATCTCGGCCGGCGGGGTGCTCCCGATGTGCCAGGACACCGGCACCGCCATCGTGATCGGCAAGCGCACGGAGCGGGTGCTCACCGGCGGCAACGACGAGGAAGCCCTGTCACGCGGGGTGTTCGACGCCTACCAGGAGCTGAACCTGCGGTATTCGCAGATGGCGCCGGTGAACTTCTGGGAGGAGCGCAACACCGGGACGAACCTGCCCGCGCAGGTGGAGCTGTACCACAAGGACGGGGACGGCGACCCCAAGTACGAGTTCCTGTTCATGGCCAAGGGCGGCGGCAGCGCCAACAAGACCTTCCTGTACCAGGAGACCAAGGCGGTGCTGAACCCCAAGCGCCTGGCCCGGTTCCTGGACGAGAAGCTGCGCAGCCTGGGCACCGCGGCCTGCCCGCCGTACCACCTGGCGATCGTGGTCGGCGGCACCTCGGCGGAGTTCAACCTCAAGGTGGCCAAGCTCGCTTCCGCGCGGTACCTGGACCACCTGCCGACCGAGGGTTCCCCGCTGGGCCACGGTTTCCGCGATGTGGACCTCGAGCAGCAGGTGCTGGAGATGACCCGCGAATTCGGCATCGGCGCGCAGTTCGGCGGCAAGTACTTCTGCCACGACGTGCGGGTGATCCGCCTGCCGCGGCACGGCGCCTCCTGCCCGGTGGGCGTGGCGGTGTCCTGCTCGGCCGACCGCCAGGCCAAGGCGAAGATCACCGCCGACGGGGTGTTCATCGAGCAGCTGGAGCGCGACCCGGCCCGCTTCCTGCCCGACGTCACCGAGGACGAGCTGTCCGGCGAGCTGGTCGAGGTGGACCTGAACCGCCCGATGGCCGAGATCCGCGAGCAACTGTCCGCGCTGCCGGTGAAAACGCGGCTCTCGCTGACCGGTCCGCTGGTGGTGGCGCGGGACATCGCGCACGCGAAGATCGCCGAGCGGCTGGACGCCGGCGAGGAGATGCCGCAGTACCTGCGGGACCACCCGGTGTACTACGCCGGTCCGGCGAAAACGCCCGACGGTTACGCCTCCGGCTCGTTCGGCCCGACCACGGCCGGGCGGATGGACTCCTACGTCGAGCAGTTCCAGGCGGCCGGCGGTTCACTGGTGATGCTGGCCAAGGGCAACCGGTCGAAGAAGGTGACCGCCGCCTGCCAGGCACACGGCGGCTTCTACCTCGGTTCGATCGGCGGCCCGGCGGCGCGGCTCGCGCAGGACTGCATCAAGAAGGTCGAGGTCCTCGAATACCCCGAACTCGGCATGGAAGCCGTGTGGAAGATCGAGGTCGAGGACTTCCCCGCGTTCATCGTGATCGACGACAAGGGCAACGACTTCTTCGCCGAGACCTCGGAGCCGGTGCTGCAGATCTCGTTCCGCAGCTGA
- a CDS encoding DUF7059 domain-containing protein has protein sequence MAPNIVTPPVGSCGLVSDHPEFSPDFRARLRDALREARYDADGVVDALGGAAHAALGRGEPELAFRASRDAGALGVLIRLFLLGSTESERAVAGALPLDGALEAGLVRRVSDGIRAALDLRPHGDENTSWWVLSDLDSDVLGGPVPEDHVLGVGHASLSLIRATSRRPVGSLLDLGTGNGVQALHASRHADRITATDISERALALAKATFELNEVEVELARGEWFAPVARRRFDQIVCNPPFVVGPPRVDYVYRDSGLAGDDASALVVRQLPSFLNEGGVGQLLASWLHVRGEDWADRVHRWLPAGTDAWFVQRDVADPGLYVGTWLRDAGLDPKSPEGRAKAGAWLDWFAENDVEGIGFGFVTLRRTGGTPTVVCEDLRQAFDDPLGAEAAGWLDRVDWLRDHHAELLETRFTVPETVVLERVDNATDEGWQTAIRRLHRTDGPGWQHELDELATALLAGCRGALPLADLLELLAFGHGQDAEELTEAALPVVRELVRHGMLLPVDKDTGR, from the coding sequence ATGGCGCCCAACATAGTCACCCCGCCCGTGGGATCATGCGGACTCGTGAGCGATCATCCCGAGTTCTCCCCCGACTTCCGCGCCCGCCTGCGGGACGCGCTGCGCGAAGCCCGCTACGACGCCGACGGGGTGGTGGACGCGCTCGGCGGTGCCGCGCACGCCGCGCTCGGCCGCGGTGAGCCGGAGCTGGCCTTCCGCGCCAGCCGGGACGCGGGCGCGCTCGGGGTGCTGATCCGGCTGTTCCTGCTGGGCTCCACCGAATCCGAGCGGGCCGTCGCCGGGGCGCTGCCGCTCGACGGCGCGCTCGAAGCCGGTCTGGTGCGCCGGGTTTCCGACGGCATCCGCGCCGCGCTCGACCTCCGGCCGCACGGTGACGAGAACACGTCGTGGTGGGTGCTGTCCGACCTCGACTCCGACGTGCTCGGCGGTCCGGTGCCCGAGGACCACGTGCTCGGCGTCGGGCACGCCTCGCTCAGCCTGATCCGCGCGACCAGCCGCCGTCCGGTGGGCAGCCTGCTCGACCTCGGCACCGGCAACGGCGTGCAGGCGCTGCACGCGAGCCGTCACGCGGACCGGATCACCGCCACCGACATCTCCGAGCGCGCGCTGGCGCTGGCCAAGGCCACCTTCGAGCTGAACGAGGTGGAGGTGGAACTCGCGCGTGGTGAGTGGTTCGCGCCGGTGGCACGCCGCCGGTTCGACCAGATCGTCTGCAATCCGCCGTTCGTGGTCGGGCCGCCGCGGGTGGACTACGTCTACCGCGACTCCGGGCTCGCCGGGGACGACGCGAGCGCGCTCGTGGTGCGTCAGCTGCCGTCCTTCCTCAACGAAGGCGGAGTGGGCCAGCTGCTCGCTTCGTGGCTGCACGTGCGCGGTGAGGATTGGGCCGATCGGGTGCACCGCTGGCTGCCCGCGGGCACCGACGCGTGGTTCGTGCAGCGGGACGTGGCCGATCCCGGGTTGTACGTCGGCACCTGGCTGCGTGACGCCGGACTGGACCCGAAATCGCCGGAAGGACGCGCCAAGGCGGGTGCCTGGCTCGATTGGTTCGCCGAAAACGACGTCGAGGGCATCGGGTTCGGCTTTGTCACGCTGCGCCGGACCGGCGGCACACCGACGGTGGTGTGCGAAGACCTGCGCCAGGCGTTCGACGATCCACTGGGCGCGGAAGCGGCCGGGTGGCTCGATCGGGTGGACTGGCTGCGCGACCACCACGCGGAGTTGCTGGAAACGCGGTTCACCGTGCCGGAGACCGTGGTGCTCGAACGCGTCGACAACGCCACCGACGAGGGCTGGCAGACCGCGATCCGCCGCCTGCACCGCACCGACGGGCCGGGCTGGCAGCACGAACTGGACGAGCTGGCGACCGCGTTGCTCGCTGGTTGCCGCGGCGCGCTGCCGCTGGCCGACCTGCTGGAGTTGCTGGCCTTCGGGCACGGCCAGGACGCCGAGGAGCTGACCGAGGCGGCGCTGCCGGTGGTCCGCGAACTGGTGCGGCACGGCATGCTGCTGCCGGTGGACAAGGACACCGGCCGATGA
- the dtd gene encoding D-aminoacyl-tRNA deacylase, which produces MRAVVARVTEASVTVDGEVVGAIGEPGLLVLLGIRTDDTEEQAATMARKLHELRILREERSCADTGAPLLVVSQFTLYGETRKGRRPSWLNAARGDIAEKLVDSVVSELRGRGARVATGSFGAMMSVHSVNDGPFTVLVEV; this is translated from the coding sequence ATGAGGGCCGTGGTCGCCAGGGTGACCGAGGCGAGTGTCACAGTCGACGGTGAGGTGGTCGGCGCGATCGGCGAACCGGGCCTGCTGGTGCTGCTCGGCATCCGCACCGACGACACCGAGGAACAGGCCGCGACGATGGCCAGGAAACTGCACGAACTACGCATTCTTCGCGAAGAACGGTCGTGCGCGGACACCGGCGCGCCACTGCTCGTGGTCAGCCAGTTCACCCTCTACGGCGAGACCCGCAAGGGCAGGCGGCCGTCGTGGCTGAACGCCGCGCGCGGGGATATAGCGGAAAAACTGGTGGATTCAGTGGTTTCCGAGTTGCGCGGCCGCGGCGCGCGCGTGGCCACCGGCAGCTTCGGCGCGATGATGTCCGTGCACAGCGTGAACGACGGCCCGTTCACCGTGCTCGTCGAAGTGTGA
- a CDS encoding sigma-70 family RNA polymerase sigma factor yields the protein MSVQTLEREARGIRQRKIPKSVSDDTGTSSSSATSAASAGTQSTVNLSADGADLDAQSPAADLVRVYLNGIGKTALLTAADEVEIAKRIEAGVFAQHMLDTAEDLTPKRRAELSALVRDGAVAKNHLLEANLRLVVSLAKRYTGRGMPLLDLIQEGNLGLIRAVEKFDYSKGFKFSTYATWWIRQAITRGMADQGRTIRLPVHLVEQVNKLARIKRDLHQQLGREATNEELAAESGIAEHKIADLLDHARDPVSLDMPVGTEEDAPLGDFIEDSEATDAESAVISGLLQDDLRRVLATLDDREQHVIRLRYGLDDGQPRTLDQIGKHFGLSRERVRQIEREVMSKLRQGERADRLRAYAS from the coding sequence ATGTCAGTCCAGACTCTTGAGCGCGAAGCCAGGGGCATTCGCCAGCGCAAGATTCCCAAGTCCGTTTCCGACGATACGGGCACTTCCTCCTCGAGCGCCACCTCGGCCGCCTCGGCGGGAACGCAGAGCACGGTGAACCTGAGCGCCGATGGCGCCGACCTGGACGCCCAGAGTCCGGCCGCCGACCTGGTCCGGGTCTACCTGAACGGGATCGGCAAGACCGCCCTGCTCACCGCGGCCGACGAGGTCGAGATCGCCAAGCGCATCGAGGCCGGCGTGTTCGCCCAGCACATGCTGGACACCGCCGAGGACCTCACCCCGAAGCGCCGCGCCGAGCTGTCCGCGCTGGTGCGTGACGGGGCCGTGGCCAAGAACCACCTGCTCGAGGCCAACCTGCGCCTGGTCGTCTCACTGGCCAAGCGCTACACCGGCCGGGGCATGCCGCTGCTGGACCTGATCCAGGAGGGGAACCTGGGCCTGATCCGCGCGGTGGAGAAGTTCGACTACTCCAAGGGCTTCAAGTTCTCCACCTACGCCACCTGGTGGATCCGCCAGGCCATCACCAGGGGCATGGCCGACCAGGGCCGCACCATCCGGCTGCCGGTCCACCTGGTCGAGCAGGTGAACAAGCTGGCCAGGATCAAGCGCGACCTGCACCAGCAGCTCGGCCGCGAGGCCACGAACGAGGAGCTGGCGGCGGAGTCGGGCATCGCCGAGCACAAGATCGCCGACCTGCTCGACCACGCGCGTGACCCGGTGAGCCTGGACATGCCGGTGGGCACCGAGGAGGACGCCCCGCTGGGCGACTTCATCGAGGACTCCGAGGCCACCGACGCCGAGAGCGCGGTGATCTCCGGCCTGCTGCAGGACGACCTGCGCCGGGTGCTGGCCACCCTGGACGACCGGGAGCAGCACGTGATCCGGCTGCGCTACGGCCTCGACGACGGCCAGCCGCGCACGCTCGACCAGATCGGCAAGCACTTCGGGCTCTCCCGCGAGCGCGTCCGCCAGATCGAGCGTGAGGTCATGTCCAAGCTGCGCCAGGGCGAGCGGGCCGACCGCCTGCGTGCCTACGCCAGCTGA
- a CDS encoding amidohydrolase produces the protein MTGVLDGLPGLLPDLEALYLDLHRHPELAFAEHRTAGILADRLEAAGYEVHRGIGQTGVLGVLRNGPGPVVMLRADIDALPVEEKTGLDYASTVRVTGPDGQEVPVMHACGHDMHATWLSGAAALLAGGRSAWSGTLLVVFQPAEEAGGGAAGMLADGLFELAGRPDVVLGQHVVPGPAGWVLTRPGVIMAATDALRIVLHGRGGHGSRPETTVDPAVLAASVVMRLQTIVSREISANESAVVTVGSMHVGTTHNVIADDAVIEVNVRTFDDAVRKKVLAAIERIVHGEAAAAGAPVPPEITEIGSFPVTRNDESANAGLTEAFQAHFGAERVLEAPLVTGSEDFSEFGTAAGVPSVYWLVGGLDPELVLTAMAAGRFETDVPSNHSPRFAPVPHPTLSAGVETLVVGALHRLAPPGVAGARGVGA, from the coding sequence ATGACCGGGGTGTTGGACGGGCTGCCGGGGCTGCTGCCGGACCTGGAGGCGCTCTACCTCGACCTGCACCGCCATCCGGAACTCGCCTTCGCCGAGCACCGGACCGCCGGAATACTGGCCGACCGGCTCGAAGCGGCCGGGTACGAGGTGCACCGGGGGATCGGGCAGACCGGCGTGCTCGGGGTCCTGCGCAACGGGCCCGGCCCGGTGGTCATGCTGCGCGCGGACATCGACGCGCTGCCGGTCGAGGAGAAAACCGGGCTCGACTACGCCAGCACCGTGCGGGTCACCGGTCCGGACGGGCAGGAGGTGCCCGTGATGCACGCGTGCGGGCACGACATGCACGCCACCTGGCTGTCCGGTGCGGCCGCGCTCCTGGCCGGTGGCCGGTCGGCCTGGTCGGGCACGCTGCTGGTGGTGTTCCAGCCCGCCGAGGAGGCGGGCGGCGGGGCCGCGGGCATGCTCGCCGACGGCCTGTTCGAGCTGGCCGGGCGGCCGGACGTGGTGCTCGGGCAGCACGTGGTGCCGGGCCCGGCCGGCTGGGTGCTCACCCGGCCGGGCGTGATCATGGCCGCCACCGACGCGCTGCGGATCGTGCTGCACGGCCGCGGCGGGCACGGCTCGCGGCCGGAGACCACGGTCGACCCGGCGGTGCTGGCCGCGTCCGTGGTGATGCGGTTGCAGACGATCGTCTCCCGGGAGATCTCGGCGAACGAGTCCGCCGTGGTGACCGTCGGCTCGATGCACGTCGGCACCACGCACAACGTGATCGCCGACGACGCGGTGATCGAGGTCAACGTGCGGACCTTCGACGACGCCGTGCGCAAGAAGGTGCTCGCCGCGATCGAGCGGATCGTGCACGGCGAGGCCGCCGCCGCGGGCGCGCCGGTACCGCCGGAGATCACCGAGATCGGCAGCTTCCCGGTGACCAGGAACGACGAGTCCGCCAACGCCGGGCTGACCGAGGCGTTCCAGGCGCACTTCGGCGCCGAGCGCGTGCTGGAAGCGCCGCTGGTCACCGGCAGCGAGGACTTCAGCGAGTTCGGCACCGCGGCTGGCGTGCCCTCGGTGTACTGGCTGGTCGGCGGCCTGGACCCGGAGCTGGTGCTGACCGCGATGGCGGCGGGCCGGTTCGAAACCGACGTCCCGTCGAACCACTCGCCGCGCTTCGCGCCGGTGCCGCATCCGACCCTGTCGGCGGGCGTGGAGACACTGGTGGTGGGCGCGCTGCACCGGCTGGCGCCCCCGGGTGTCGCTGGAGCGCGCGGAGTGGGAGCATAG